One Triticum dicoccoides isolate Atlit2015 ecotype Zavitan chromosome 3B, WEW_v2.0, whole genome shotgun sequence genomic window, AGGAGGGTAACACTTTTTTTCTATTGGATATGAGACTATTTACATGTCCACATTAATGTGATTATAtaaataaatgtttatcaaatACTGCTCGTGATTTATCTATAGTTTGTTGAGAAATTTGGTTAGTAAATTGAGATGATTGATTAATTAGCGTACGAGAAAGGGCGGACAAAGGGCAGAATGAGACCAAAAAACGtttgaaagaaaacaaaaatcaatgAAATGACTTTTTTTACATCAAATTAGTCTTTATTGCAAGGTGATCACCATAGTATCTTTTACAAGAGTATCAGCAATCTCTATAGCTGGGTCTTTCATCCATCCTGCACACACCTTACCTCTAACTAGTTTGGCTAAATCATGGGCAGCACAATTAGTCTGTCTAGGAGCATGCTCAAAAATAATATGCAGAAAATCACACGCAAGATCGCCCATAAGCGCATTTCCAAACCAATCGATTTCCCCGTTTGCTGCCACGACGAATCCGTcattcgagtctctgatgactgcgCCATACGAGCCCTTGAGTAAGCCTAGGTCAATCAATGAAAGGACATGGTGGGAGGGGAAGTAGAGAACCGAAAAATAGGCTATGCTTTTTAAAATACTCCAGTAGAGATAGAGATTTTAAGTAGTAGAGAAGATCTAATCAGAATTTGATGTCACGGTGTGCCGATCATGCTCCGGACGTTATTTATGCCTTCCGGGCATTCGTTGGTCATGGCATGCATGATCCAGCTTCTATAGCGAGTCGGTGATGGATCGGTTAAGCTTCTGGTGCATGTCGGCTGCGGATTTGCCCGGCATGTATCATGTATGACAAGTGCATCAACGGAGTAGCGAACTCGATTCATCCTGGAGACGTACGTCATGGCTTGGAGGCTCACAGTCAGGTGCATATGCATCTTGAACGACCATAAAGCGTTTGTACTTGGGTGTTGCGGCATATATATGCCCAAAAAgtgctttttgtttttgttttatttacagCCGAAAAGGTGCTTGTTGTAATGCATGTCCGTGGACTGCAATCACTACTCCCTTGTTGCATCTATCGGTTGTAAGGGCATTTCTAACGGCAACCTCGAAAAAGCTTTCGTATCCATCTGCAGACTGGGAGACCAGTCCGAGGACACATGGATGCGGGAAACAGTCATCCAACGctagccgcatacatttcaaaccaCATTAtaactaaccggatgaaattcactcAAACCGGTCGATATTCATCAAAGTTTGGAACTTTGGATAGAAATAACACAAATCATCTACACATAGCATGCAAATTAAGTTTAGTACAACAAGGTCTCAAATTCGACTAGATCCTGGATGTCCAACAAGTTTCTCAGGAACGGATCATGTCCTTCCACACATACTTCCCCTTCAGCCTTATCCAGCAGTATGCGCACGTAAATGGCCGTCCTGCTGACCTGTggtacagcacgacggcgtgtgcgGATTGCATATAATGTGTAGAccaacattgagtgaatgaatcAATCAACAAGTTTAGCAAGAGGAGTAAAACCTACCATCTCTTCCATGCCCGCGTGCAATGGCCACCTTGCCTGGAGCTGACAGATCAAGTTGCAGTACTTGATGACGTTGACCTGGGTAGCATTCCAGCGGTACGACAACGACCTCACGTTGCGTGGTCGCATGATGTACACGTCGTAGGGCGCAATGTGCTTTCCTGCGTGAAACTTTTCATGCACTTGCTCACAGAATGGCAACCCTTTGGTCCTGCCTATGAAATCCGCGGATACGGCCAGCCACACATCGCACAACAACTCACTCTCCATGGTAGCTCACCATCCTTCGTGCTCTAAAAAGTGACATAGCatttgaaaataagctcaatgACATCTAACCGGACACCTGCCAGGCGTGGTGTCCGCCATGGAGGTCATCGACAGGGGGGCGGAGTGTACCTGGGTGCAAACGGCTCCAAGGCTGGAAGCTCCATCGCAACAGCGAGCGAGCGCGTCAGTGCTGGTTGCGGGCATCCGAGAATGCCTCTCTGGCGGCTGGAGACGAACAACATTGACGACGGAGGTGGAGGATGCGGATGCAAAGCAAGGGAGAGAAGGGGCGGAGTGGAATGAAATGGGACCGGGAGGGGGATTGGCTGGGCCGGGGGTGTCGTAGTCCTACGTTTCGggtgtccggactcccgcaaacctcccACACTCGTCTCTAATTTGCGGAAGAAATCGCGTCCGGACCGCCCTGCGGACCGATATAGGTAGGCATTAGATGGCCTTTCGCGGTCCGGACGGTGCGGTCCGTGCAAACGTGCTTCTCATTTTCTTCCTTGTATGACCGGTTAATTATATGTGATTGGTgaagatgaagagagagaaagaaaaggaagagaaaaaTTGGTCTGAGGTGGGCCATGTCCTATGTGACGGACCAGCCAGGCGCGTGCGCGAGCCCTCGTATCCTTCTCATATctttactcctaatgtctcagttggtacgtcgcgttccgggttttattttcgtcccaccattttCGTCCGATTTTTTTTGTCCCATCCTCCACTGGTTTTTTTCGTAGGTTTTTTTTTGGACGTTTTTTCGTCCACTCCTCTCGATCCCTAGAACTCTCAGAGTAGACGCCGCCGCCCGCCCCTTCCAGCCCCCGCCCCCCCAGCCCTAGCCGCAACCCCAACCCCATGGAGATCGAGATCAAGCTCCGTCTCCCCGACGCGGCTGCACATCGGCGCCTCTCCTACTTCCTCGCGCCCCGNNNNNNNNNNNNNNNNNNNNNNNNNNNNNNNNNNNNNNNNNNNNNNNNNNNNNNNNNNNNNNNNNNNNNNNNNNNNNNNNNNNNNNNNNNNNNNNNNNNNNNNNNNNNNNNNNNNNNNNNNNNNNNNNNNNNNNNNNNNNNNNNNNNNNNNNNNNNNNNNNNNNNNNNNNNNNNNNNNNNNNNNNNNNNNNNNNNNNNNNNNNNNNNNNGACCCCGCCCTCGCCCTCACCTGCGTCGACAACCCCGCGCGTCTCGGCGCGGTCGAGTCCCCCATCGTCCGGCTCGTCTCCGACGAGTACGGCGTCGGCGGGGACAAAGCGTCGTTCGTCTGCCTCGGCGGCTTCCGGAACACCCGCGGTATGTATGAGCTCGAGGAGGGCGAGGGGCAGGGGCTCATGCTAGAGCTCGACGAGACACACTTCGATTTCGGCACAAACTACGAGCTGGAGTGCGAGACCGCGGAGCCCGACCAGGCCAAGGAGGTCCTGGAGCGGCTGCTCACCGTGGTTGGGGTGCCGTATGAGTACTCCCGGAGCAATAAGTTCGCGTGCTTCATGGCCGGGAAGCTGCTTCCGTGACTAGGTTTGTGGTTGGTCTTTACCGTGTCCCAAATGATGATTAAACAGTGGTTGCTataaaacttgtgtttcattagcaCTTTCTCGCGACAATAGGCTTGTTCTGTGGCGAGTGATTTCAAATCTCACAAATGTAATGTTTAGTTATGTTACATTCTGGTATTTGATAACTTTCATCCAAGAATACTATCTTGGGTGGCAGCATAGCAACACAAGGTTTGCATTTCAATCCTCGTAAAAAATCTTGTCCTGGAGCATGATCCGACAACCGCTGGGAAGAAGCCGGGCCTGGTATGTCTGGTTGGGGAGAGAAATAAGTTTCATCTCTCGGGTCCATTTATATACAGGACATACAATCTACTCCCTTTGTTTTTAAATATAaacctttttagagatttcaatacggactacattcggatgtatatagacgtattttagagtgtagtttcactcattttgctttgtatgtagtccacATTAGAATatctaaaagggcttatatttagaaacggagggagtagctaggaACAAACTGAATTTTGTATGTCCGCCACATTGTTATGGGCAATGAGCCTGTTATTGCAGTCTCACCACACCACATCTTGTTCTGCTCTCTGGTGCAGATGGGCATCCTTAGATTCACCACCTCCCTGATGAGCTGCTTCTTGTCTTAACCCACCTCCCTGATGAGCTGCTTCTTTGTCTCAGGCATACACGGTCATCGTTGGTATCTAAGTTGCCACCTGACAAATCTGTTCTTATTTCTTATTAGGTACCTGAAAGGCTGAACCTGATCTTTGATGAACTAGAAGGCCAAGATACCAAGGTATGCCTGAGTTTATAGCTTGATTCCTTACCATATAATTTCTGAAACATGCAGCGACACATGATTAACCTTTGTACTTTATACTTTGCTAAAACATTTAGGACTCGAGTGGGCGACTCCAAGAATGGGTACTCCTGAAACTTTAGCCAGTGGCCATGTTGATGGTATTTTTTGGGAACAGGGGAGGGCGTGTGTTATTGTTCAAACCAGGCGCCTGAATTTTTTTAATCTTTAGCCAGTGACCACATTGCTGCCCTAAGCGATGAACAGGGCAAGGCGAGTAGTATTGCAGTTAACTATGTGTCATCTGGTCATCATAGTGATTGGTAGATTAAAACCGTAAGCCACCTCTGAATTCATATCGAAGGTAGTTCACCAAGATCTGTggtttttatttgcattttataagTTTTAGTGTTTCATGTTACTGCTTTAAATACCTAAttatggtttcatcttccctttttggtgccaGTCatgcgagctggtctttttctgctTGGATCCCCAGGTTGTGGGAAAACACTAATGACAATTTATTTTGAGATTGCCATATTCTTTCTACTTAATTTGTGTTCTGTATAAACTGTACAATGTTTCCTTTTCTGGAACTTTAGGGGCCTGATCAATTGAACAAGTATATTGTGGAGAGCGAATCAGAAGTAAGGAAAATATGAACCGGTGCAAGCACTAACTCACCATACATCCTATTTTTTTGAGGTAAATTTTTATGTTTAGCTGATTGCGTGTGTGGATTTATTCTTTCGGGAACACTTGGTAGTTACTTTGTACAATTATGAATGCGTGGTACATCTGTCATGTGATTTATAAATGTGCAACGCGTGGAATTAAATTGTTTGACCTTGCCTTCCTTGTTTAGGTAAAACTAAGTAGTTGTGGCAGCTTTGGATGAGAGAACCCAATTCCTGGTAAATTGGACACCATCGATGAGTTCGTCGAGTTTGATTGAACTCTCACACTTTGAACATGCTCTATTTAAAGCAAGGCCATCCCTGTCATAACAGGTACAGTAAAATGCCAACACATATATGATTGATGTTATGGCACTATACTTGACTTTggggatgacgagatcgacgaaAGCAACAGGAGCCCACAATCATGAGTTCAGCGGCGTCTGCACGCCCTACATGTAGTTGTGCACCTCCTCCTCCTGTTTTCTTGCATGTGATCAATGGTTTCAGATCTCTATTTATCACGGATTAGAATATATATTCTGTAACAAATCTTTCCTACATTTGGTGGATTATTGCATTTGTATTTTTTATTGTTATCATCTAGAATATTATATTCTGTATGAATGCTTTTAACAATGCTTCGTCAGGCTGTTCCCGCCGATGTTGTTGTTCATGCCGTCCCCCTAGTGCCTGGCATCACGGGCAACAAGTTCAGCGCTGTCCGACAAGGTGTCCTGCAGGGACAACCTCCGTCGACCTGTCATCGAACTTTAGTATGCGTGCTTTGTTCTTTGAAACTGAATTCAGACTTTGAATAAATACTACTTTTATTTGAAAGAAAATATGTGCGTGATTCCACAACTTATGCCAAAATGCATAGCATAGCTTGGTATACACGAATTGCAATCTGAACGTTTTTCTCTGTGTCGTCGTCCTGCTTTCTGGTTCTCTGTTATCTGTCATCTTATATCTCTGCTTTCTGCTTTCTGGTGCCTAAACCGAACCGTCGAATCTGTAAATATGTACCAGTACCAGTTTGAACCAGGGGATGGTTGGTTGTTTATGTGTGCTGTTAATGAGTTCATTTTGCTCTCTAACTCATTGGATTTTTGGATGTCAATCAACAAGCTTCCCCTGACTGATTGATTGATCGATTTTTGGCCGGTGCTAGCTTGTGTGTCTTGTgtcgggcgagggagagggacgatgTGCATACGGGGTTGCAGTGCAGAGGCGCCGGTGGTTTCAAGTTGCAGGGCCGGGAGGTGAGGGAGCACAATGACAACAACACTACATCTCCCTTCTCTCTGTTATCTTGTACTGAATTGTCCCCTCTTTGTTGCAGAAATTTCACGGCAACCAGGAGTAACAATATTTTTGGTTACTTGGGAATACGATGATGTTCTGGTGACGTGGAACATGCTGAGATTTGGACTTCAATCCTTGATTGTGCACGGGCATGCATGCTTCACACCCATGCTGCAAACAGATTTTCATTTTCGAAGAAAGTAATAATACTATAACTACAAAATTCATGTTGCAGATTTATGCTCCATGTAGTATACTCGCCCATTATAGCTTTATTCAGTTCACCGTTTGCACCATCATGTTCTGGAGTTTGAAATGTACTCCCTTTTTCTGTAGGGATTTCCGAAATGAGTAGAAGACTAATAACTTCTACGACATCAAAGATCTCTGAGATTTTAGAGTATGCACCATATTGATTTACTTATCGATTTATTCACACGTATATTGAGTTCACGATGGAAATATATACGAGTATTTTCATTGTATGGAATTTTTTAATTACTACCAGATGGAATTTGGGAATTAGTCTTACAAAGCTTCCAAAATCACTAAAGTTATACAGCTACTACAGAACTGGTTAAAATTAGTGATGTTCTATAATATCTACATGACTGATTACAACACTACTCATGTGATTTGGTACTTTACTATATGGTAGCTTTTTTACCCCTGAGGCGAGCTAATGATTGGGAACTTATAGTGCCAAACTGACCTGCATATTCTGTCAAACATTTTGTTGCAGTATTTAGGATCAGCATGGAAGCTGAATTTGTCACCAGATGTTGTTTAATTGTGTGCTACTAAATTCATTGGTTGACAAGCCTTAAAACTATCTGTAATAGCATACCTTGTTTTCAACATCATTGGCTTGTTTAGAATGCTAAACTGAAGAACTGAAGTACTGAACAAAACAATACAGAAGTCAGTAAAAAGTGCTTAAGAGGAATTTTTGGTCTGCAGTCTGTACTAAAAAACTCTTGTGGTCATTCGTTTTGACCTGATCCAAGGCAAGGCCTATCAGTGTTAACTCCCAGGCTGTAAAAATTGAATTGATGATTGCATACTCTCGTGTGGATTTTTTATGTGCATGCATGGTAACCATTTATTTGTGTCTTTCATCATCAGATCAAACGGCAAGTTTATTGTCTGATTAATTAGAGGTTTCTATTTTGGAATGAAATTTTCTGAATTTTTGCTATCCCGCTGGTCCTTACTAATTCAGTATATACTAGAATTTGAAGTTGTGATCATCCATTGTTCTACTATGGAGACTAGGATAAATGATTGCAGTTGCAGGGCCGCCGCCGTTGCTGAACACAAACGGGGCTCGGAGCAGGCCAAACTCCGAGGTGGACCAGGCAACGGATCGTGGAGAGGCGCCCAAGGATGTtttttttttgcttctgttcaTTGTGCCATCCAATTGGTTTAGACTTTTCACCATTGCTAATTACTAGGGGAGTATGGGTGCCAGAGCTAGTAAGTGGCCTGCACGCTACGCTCTTGCCAAATAATTTGCAACCATGCTTGCACTGAATTTTTATTTGTTTCCCGATGTACCTTACAACAACTTCGTGATGTAGCACTACTTTGCACTAGCATGCACCTGCATATATAATATGGAAAATGACTGTCATTTAGAATTACTTCCAAGCTACATCGTCTATCTGAATGTCAGCCCGAAACCACTGGTTGGCACACATAAAATTTTGGAAGTTGTATGTAGTCCTCCTTCTTTGAGCCAAAATTTATGTCTATGATTGATGAATCAATATAATTTTTTTGTTCAAGTTGGATCCAATAGAACATGGCTTTGGTGGTAGTCAGTACATGTAGAATTTCTATCCTTCTATATGTGTACTGAAACTATTTAAGGTCACTATGTAGTAAATTCATCATACTATGTGTCCACGGAAACCACTTAAGGTCAAAAGTGACAAGTAGAACCACATGCATTGTTTTGGGTAGTCTAAATTGACTCTATTACTTTTATCTCATAAATCTATGATCGGTGCTTTTTTACGTGGAATATATTCTGGAGCGGTTGCTGGTGTTAGGGATGCATTTATATATGGGATAATTGCATTAGCTATTTCATACAATTGGCATGCAAGGATTTTTCTTCTTTAGTATAACTCTCTATATTTTTATTGTTTCTTTTATTGTTTCCAGAATGCATTTCCACAATAGAGATGGGAAATGGGATACATCGTTGTCGTCCTTCAGTGAGCAGCCGAGGAGGAGCTCCTCCATGCTGATGATGTGGAAGACAGATACCCTGTCCGTGACGCCTGGTTCTGGCCTCATATACATGTAAGTACCCGTTCGTTCATTAATAGACAGCATATAAGAAAGTGTGCCATCTGAATTTGGATCATGCCATGCACAAGACTATTCAGATTGTTTTCTTGAGGAAAGTGAGTATTCAAGTTGGTTAGATAAAAGTGTATCATCATTTTTTCATGAAAAATAATTTCATAATACCATATTGCAGTGACTTCCTATGTCATCAGCAAATGCAGTGGAGAAGAAGCCGGTTCACCACATGATCATTTAATCTGTTATTGTTTTTTAACTATTCCCTGTTGCATGTATAATCAGAAAAAATAAAACTCCTCCTTTCGGCCCATACTAGGAGTCTGGAAGTGATACTTTTGTGAGGAGTGCTGGAACATGACTGGATCAAGCGAGACAAAGAACAATGGATGAAAGAAAGAGATCAGAAAAGGGATTAACTCCTGACCACCTCATACATATATACATGTGTAAGAGCTTGTCACCTCATACATATCTCTTGTAGCTATATAGGGCTCTTTTCGTATTCTAGgaaattttaaaattatattttactAGGGATATAAGTATCAGATGCTAGATATGTGATCTAGAGATTTTAGACTTTCAGGATTCAACCATCAGTTgtcttccttgaatatttctttatttttctaGGGCAATCTGTTTTTTTAATCCTTGAAGCGCCATTCAGAACATATGATCGTGGTTGTCAAGTTCCTGTGAAATATATACCTTTGATCTCAGTTTTATAGGGAAATTAACATGATCTCATTTTTATCATGCTGAAAATATATTATGTTATACCTTTGATTTTGGTAATGGTATGTTTTCCCATGATTGCTGTAATTTTGTTGTCCTACATGTGTCCGTGCGTTGGGATAGTATGAAGAAAAGTTGCAGCTATCCATACATCATTATTCATGGCATAAGGGAAATCTACTGAATCACAGTCACATTTCCTAAAACTCTCGAATTCCAACTTAGCGGTGTTGATGACCATGATGAAACTGTGAAATATTAAGCGGTACTTTTCCATTGATTTTTTCATTCTCATCGTATCATTGATGTGACTGTGTGACTCAAGTTTTGATTTCTCCCTCACCTTTTAAGTTCAAAGTAGTATTCAGCAAGTTGTTGTGTCGAATATAAATCTCTGAAACACTTCCTATATAAAGGTTCAGTTATATCATCAATAATGCCAATGCTTCTGGCTGCTGTTGCTGGCTCCTAACAGCAAAATCAAGTCTAGAAACACGTATGGTAATGGTGTAACAAAAAAAATCTGAGAGAGGTTTTGAGTATGCTTTCTTAGCTATGACACTTTGATTTAGCTTACTTTGCTAGGATACCAGAACTAGCACTCTACGAGtgaaataatttatttatttagcACCGTTGTCAAATTATTACTTTGTATTCCTGAAATTTTAATATAACTGAATGTGGTGAAATGCAGTGAAAATATTGTTGTTTTTGATTTAAAAATGGTTAAATTGGAGGAAAGCATTTCTGGTACATTCATCAGCAATACTGCACCATATACTATAGAAGCTTGGGCCACTAAATCAGCTGTTTCTGATGGATCTTCTTTGACTCAACAGTATCAATCTACTTCCCAGGCATGTGGTTTATTTTATTCTTCAGCTCAATGGAAAACCATGGCAAGTTCTGTTTTACCTTTAGGGTGTTGTCAAAATGATTTCAATGAGACCAATTAAGTGACTAGCCTATAGAAAAATGATGATCTGTtgttaaaatgaaataaaaacagATAAACAGAAAAATGATGATCTATTGTTGATTGTCTTCAACAGAAACAAACATGTTCATAGTTTTCTTGTGTTTTTTCTTCGATGTGACTCTTTGCCTGACATGTTGATGTTACCATGTATCCCATATTGGATTTCACATAAGGAATGTCCATCCCTGAAGCACAACCTCGCGTACATGGTTAAGTGGACCAAACTAAGTCCAGAAGAAGATTGCAAATTTCAAACGTGAGAATGACAACTACAGGAAGACTATAAGACTTTATATTGATTCTTCTTGTATAATCACTAGAAACGCCTAGGGCCAACTTTATAATGATTTTTTTCTAGACCGAAGCGCCAAGTGATTGAGTCATTCATCGCTATGGATGTGAATAGCTGACAAGGGCCACCTTGATCAGAATCGCTCGATAAACCAGTCCTTCCAGAAAGATAAGCAAATCCTGCCAGCAAAATCATATTACAAATAGACAGGACACAAGGCATCCCAGACCACACAAGCAAGTAAATGATCGATATAGAGGTTTGAATGATTGAGCCATACAATATGGGAATACATGCTACATGGTAAAAAAATTAGACGGATCAAAGTAATGATGGTCAATAAAGACGGAAAAATCATGGCACGCAACAGACGAGTGACCGAGTATAATGAACTTTTTATAGTCATGGATTAGTCATGTGTTAAACAAGTTCTGTTCATGGATTAGTTATTATCAAGCCTGTTGTTCTTTCTATAGTCATGTGCTATTTTTTCAACTGAACACATTGAAGTTCCTATAGATTTTCATGGTTTATGCAAAATAGTTGAGCCTGGTTGTTTTATTCATACATATTCAGGATTTTTAGAGTCTAGAATTCATCGGTTTATCTCGTGGAGAGAGCAGTAGTGTTGTTCATCTTCTGGTTTTGATATAATTACTAACATTTATTCATTTTAAAGATTAGTGTATTAGTGCATGCTAACAAAACATGTACTGTCAAAGCATTGTTCCAATGTCTCTTAAAATATATTCTTTCATAGAGGGTCGTTCTGACAAGTGGTAGCATGCTGATCCAATAAAAGACTGGCGAAGACAAGATCAAGTTCCGCCACTTCTGCTTTGAAGAGACTGCTACCAAGCTGTACCTCAGCCTCAAGGGCAAGAATGACTCCAGTTTGGGGTTCAACATGCTGCTCGCAAATCCTAATACAATATTTGAGAGTCACCATGTTGCTTCCATTATAAAATGTGGCTTCGTGATGGCAGTATTGCCAACATTGACCTCATCGAGTCCACCAAAATTAATAAGCCTGGGATCAAGGATGCAGGTCCCTATCACATTCAGGCACATATATCCTCATATGCAGTCTGATATATTCAATGGTAGATCCATCAGGTATACCATCAAGGTTAAGATCAACATGAAGCACTACATTGTGTAGGGCTAATAACTTCAGGTTTAATGGGAGGGAAACAATTGTGTAGAATGCCCTATCGTTTGATGTGATATATGCCCAAGAGATTAGGAGTCCTTGATTGTAATATGTGCCAATTCTTAAAGAAAGCAAGGAGTGAAGTAGAAGCTTCACCATTTAAGCACCAAGGACGTATCATTGACTACAATGTTCATCAGGTTGCTTAGACGAGATATGAGCAAAAGTATTATCATTCATAAATATTCTTTTCAAGTGAGATGAGCAGCAGTACCAAGATAGATAACAATGTTAAAGTATCTTTAGAATTTTGTTGGTCATTTTTTTGATAGAGCTGACATTTATTTGGATATGATTTTCCATGGTGGGGAGAGATGGCGACGACGCGGGGTGAGTAGGTTGGGGGAATGAGATATGAGTGTGAGCAATGTGTTGTGAGCTGAGAGAGTGAATCGCCTTTTTTAGATAAAAAGAAAAGGAGTTGTTGATTGCTTTTTTAAGGGAAAAGCCACTGTTTGCTTCAAAGGTGAGCCATATCGAAATTGGATGTGACGCACTCTAATAGAAGGGACGATGGTACTCACTTCGACTAAAAATGTCACATGCTATTATCTAGCAGCTAACCGATGAATATATCTTTACTTTTTTCGGTCAGAGTTTAAAACTGATGGCTTCGGATGATGCTTTGATGGATTGGACTGAGACCTCGTCGAGTTTTACACAATCAGAACTGGTGCATACAAATAACTGTTATTTTTTGTATATATTTTGCACATGATAACACAAAAGGTATATTTCTACATTTATGTTTATTATTGTAGGGGATGAGAGAGATAAAGATGGATTATGTCGACGTTTAAAAACATTGACAAGGGTCCCCATGCGATGTCATTGAAAGGcgcaaaaatatcatcaaattttataCACCAACATGAAAAAAAATTAAAGACCCGTGGCAACGCACAGGCACTGTACTAGTTTAGTCATAATATATGGGTATGCAGACAAACCGAGCGTATAGAAATGCTATGAAAAGTTCAGTTTGGTCATCTCCGTGGACGTTTAAGTAGGATTTCAGGGGTAAATGATCTAACAAGGAGCATCTCCAAAACAGACATTATTTATCCACACACTGGTTTAAATCCGTCCGTAGACATGATATAAAAGCCGGCCATTCAATCCTGCCCCTTTAATGTTTGCCTCGATTTAACTTAATAGAATAATTGTCCAGGTGTGGCTTCCGCTATCGGCAGCTGGCTTCCCCACAACAGCTTCCGCCATGCATGACCACACAGGGCGCAGCATGCTTCCGTCATTCCAAGCATGGACACATCACATGCACCAAGCAAgcttaagggtgtgtttggttacaAAAGACTAGACTTTTTTTAGTCTCAGAGACTAAAGAGAAGGGTCGCGCTaattgccacacgtgtggcaggaagaaAGACGCACCACAtgtctctaatgtaaacagattgccacgtcatcgcattcatgcatgcacaattttttttggattttcagtttttaaaatgttttatctcttaaacgaaaaatccgattgaaaatacgttttcaccattaaatccctcgcgatgagatcttcaaaactagatcccatgttgatatgttttgatgaaaaaaaaatttgattaaaagttgccatgtctattgcatatgaattgccatgatgtttacactgaagttgccatgatatgtttcagctattttc contains:
- the LOC119279101 gene encoding triphosphate tunnel metalloenzyme 3-like translates to DPALALTCVDNPARLGAVESPIVRLVSDEYGVGGDKASFVCLGGFRNTRGMYELEEGEGQGLMLELDETHFDFGTNYELECETAEPDQAKEVLERLLTVVGVPYEYSRSNKFACFMAGKLLP